Proteins from a single region of Juglans microcarpa x Juglans regia isolate MS1-56 chromosome 5S, Jm3101_v1.0, whole genome shotgun sequence:
- the LOC121268343 gene encoding uncharacterized protein LOC121268343 isoform X2 yields the protein MGRGKGKGKKRTAIAAREDPGSGEEGKSPGYRRRGRPQKPLKDEIEEEAEEEEEEVAEKIEEDGENSKCNISRKDVKNPATIENGRKRKRSAQVKESIDSVGVENGIGTKSSPNDSIKSVGFRQNGSRRKNKPRRAAEAGVECK from the coding sequence ATGGGAAGAggtaaaggaaaaggaaagaagcGAACTGCTATTGCTGCCCGTGAGGATCCTGGAAGTGGTGAAGAAGGAAAAAGTCCAGGGTACAGGAGAAGAGGAAGGCCTCAAAAACCATTGAAGGATGAAATcgaagaagaagcagaagaggaagaagaagaagttgctGAAAAGATAGAAGAAGATGGTGAGAATTCTAAATGCAATATTTCTAGAAAAGATGTGAAAAATCCAGCTACCATAGAGAATGGACGAAAGAGGAAGAGGTCTGCCCAGGTCAAAGAAAGCATAGATTCGGTGGGAGTGGAGAATGGTATTGGAACAAAATCAAGCCCCAATGATTCAATTAAGTCTGTCGGATTTCGACAAAATGGAAGTAGGAGAAAAAATAAGCCTCGCCGAGCTGCTGAAGCTGGTGTTGAGTGCAAGTGA
- the LOC121268343 gene encoding uncharacterized protein LOC121268343 isoform X1, whose protein sequence is MCAYKGSFFIMGRGKGKGKKRTAIAAREDPGSGEEGKSPGYRRRGRPQKPLKDEIEEEAEEEEEEVAEKIEEDGENSKCNISRKDVKNPATIENGRKRKRSAQVKESIDSVGVENGIGTKSSPNDSIKSVGFRQNGSRRKNKPRRAAEAGVECK, encoded by the exons ATGTGTGCTTATAAG GGGAGTTTCTTCATTATGGGAAGAggtaaaggaaaaggaaagaagcGAACTGCTATTGCTGCCCGTGAGGATCCTGGAAGTGGTGAAGAAGGAAAAAGTCCAGGGTACAGGAGAAGAGGAAGGCCTCAAAAACCATTGAAGGATGAAATcgaagaagaagcagaagaggaagaagaagaagttgctGAAAAGATAGAAGAAGATGGTGAGAATTCTAAATGCAATATTTCTAGAAAAGATGTGAAAAATCCAGCTACCATAGAGAATGGACGAAAGAGGAAGAGGTCTGCCCAGGTCAAAGAAAGCATAGATTCGGTGGGAGTGGAGAATGGTATTGGAACAAAATCAAGCCCCAATGATTCAATTAAGTCTGTCGGATTTCGACAAAATGGAAGTAGGAGAAAAAATAAGCCTCGCCGAGCTGCTGAAGCTGGTGTTGAGTGCAAGTGA